AAGCGGATAAAGTCTTTCTTCTGGCCAGCCACCTGGCGCGCCGCATATTCACGGCACTTCTTGCGAAAATCGCCGTAAGAGACTTTAACGCCCGCTTTACCGGCTTTCTTTTCAACATTGTGCTCGATCGGCAAGCCGTGACAGTCCCAACCCGGAACGTAAGGAGCATCAAAGCCCGCCAATGTACGGGATTTGACGATAATGTCCTTCAGAATTTTATTAACCGCATGCCCGATATGGATATCACCATTCGCGTAGGGAGGGCCATCGTGCAGAATAAACTTTTTGCGACCCGCACTGACTTCACGAATTTTCTGGTACAGATCCATCTTCTGCCATTGTTTTAGCATCTGAGGCTCTTTCTGAGCCAGATTGCCGCGCATCGGGAACTTAGTATTAGGTAAGTTCAGGGTCGGTTTATAATCGGTCATTGTCGTATCGCTTCTGGATCGTCTAATTTGGCCTTATAAGGCGCCTGTCAGAAAGTAGCTTCTGACCTGTTTAATATCGTTATCAATCTGCTGCTTTAAACTGTCCAGTCCATCAAACTTTTGTTCCGGACGAATAAAGGCTTTAAATTCTACAGTCAGTAGCTGACCATAGAGATCGCAATCAAGGTCAAACAAGTGTGCTTCCAATACCGGGTGTTTGCCATTTACCGTCGGGCGCATGCCTACATTAGCAACACCTTCTGCCACCAGCCCCTTACCGGTAACTGTTACCGCATAGACACCCTCAAGCGGACAGTGAAAACGGTGCATTCGCACATTCGCGGTCGGCACACCTATCGTTCTTCCCAACTTCTGGCCATGCATAACCCGGCCAGTAACCGAATAAGGGCGGCCTAACAGCGTTTGCGCCAGCGTCAGATCATTGTACTGCAAAGCCGCTCTGATGCGGGTACTGCTGACCCGTTCACCCGCAACATCAAATGTTTCAGTATTCACCACACTGAAACCGTAGCGAGCACCACTCTGACGCAGCATGTTATAATCACCACTGCGATCACAGCCAAAGCGGAAATCATCCCCTACCACAAAATGCTGTACTGCCAGACCCTTTAACAATAATTCATCGACAAACTGATCAGCACTCATGGTGCGCAATCGCTCATTAAAGGTGAGACACAACACTCTATCGACGCCCCGGGCTTTCAACTGTCGCACTTTTTCATCAAAGCGCGTTAGGCGGGGCGGAGCCTGACTACCCGAAAAAAACTCTCTGGGCTGAGGCTCAAAAATAATCACCACCGCTGGCAAACCAAGCTCCTCTCCTTTCCGAAGAACCTGTGCCAGCACCTGCTGATGACCCAGATGCACACCATCAAAGTTGCCGATCGTTGCGACACAGCCTTTGTGCTTGTCGCGCAGATTATGCAAACCCCGAATTAGCTCCATGTCACCCCGATCTCATCAGCAAATAAAAATAAGCGCGAAATTATACCCCAGTTAGACCGATATTCGCTATCAATCAACGGGGATATCGGCCGATTAATGGCGCAGATCCCGCAACCGCATCCCCAACAACAGCAATACCAGCAGATAGATAAACCCTCCACCAGCAACTAACACCGCCATCTGTGATATCCGCTGCCACAGATCAAACGCCAGCCACTGCTCTGGATTACCCGCAAACAACAACAAAAAAGCGATCATCGCAGCGTTGGCAACCACCAGCCTCACCAGCCATTTCAACCAACCTGCCTGCCAGCTAAACACCCCTTCTTTTATCAACCCATGCAGCAATAAACCTGCATTTAAAAAGGCCGAAAGCGTGGTCGCCAACGCCAAACCCACATGATCAAGCGGACCAATCAATAGTAAATTCAAAACCATATTCACGACCATCGCATAGATACCGATCCTGACAGGCGTTTTAGTATCCTGGCGGGAAAAGTAACCAGGGGCCAATACTTTAATCAACATAAAGGCCATCAAACCACAGGCGTACGCACGCAAACTCATCGCCGCCATCATCACATCCCGATCAGCCATCTCGCCGTAATGGAACAATGTTGCTATCAGAGGCTCAGCCAGCACTAATAGCGCCATCGCCGCCGGCATACCAATAAGCAAGACCATCCGCATCGCCCAGTTAAGCGTTCGGGAAAAGTGATCGGTACTTTTCTCAGCATGCTTGCGGGACAGACTTGGCAGAATGACGGTCGCGATTGCGATACCA
The genomic region above belongs to Amphritea japonica ATCC BAA-1530 and contains:
- the ribF gene encoding bifunctional riboflavin kinase/FAD synthetase — its product is MELIRGLHNLRDKHKGCVATIGNFDGVHLGHQQVLAQVLRKGEELGLPAVVIIFEPQPREFFSGSQAPPRLTRFDEKVRQLKARGVDRVLCLTFNERLRTMSADQFVDELLLKGLAVQHFVVGDDFRFGCDRSGDYNMLRQSGARYGFSVVNTETFDVAGERVSSTRIRAALQYNDLTLAQTLLGRPYSVTGRVMHGQKLGRTIGVPTANVRMHRFHCPLEGVYAVTVTGKGLVAEGVANVGMRPTVNGKHPVLEAHLFDLDCDLYGQLLTVEFKAFIRPEQKFDGLDSLKQQIDNDIKQVRSYFLTGAL